Proteins found in one Arachis stenosperma cultivar V10309 chromosome 8, arast.V10309.gnm1.PFL2, whole genome shotgun sequence genomic segment:
- the LOC130945719 gene encoding uncharacterized protein LOC130945719: protein MYRTLLRGAVIAQKAEFELFGMESLRRRLESAGKANNGLKSEVETLREQLTQSEEKLDAAEKKATAAEQKATTAEKKLEESDATVSRLVEREMALESQVGAAQKRVAEIEKEKQVVEAELATWKAKYKDVVKQGKGAILATEEA, encoded by the coding sequence atgtaccgtACCCTCCTACGCGGCGCAGTGATAGCTCAGAAAGCCGAGTTCGAACTGTTTGGGATGGAGTCCCTCCGCAGGAGGTTGGAGTCTGCTGGGAAGGCTAATAACGGGCTAAAAAGTGAAGTTGAGACTCTTCGGGAGCAGTTGACCCAATCTGAGGAGAAGCTTGACGCCGCCGAGAAGAAAGCTACTGCTGCCGAACAGAAGGCCACTACTGCTGAGAAAAAATTGGAGGAGTCGGACGCCACGGTTTCACGTCTTGTCGAGCGCGAAATGGCTTTGGAGAGTCAGGTCGGCGCGGCGCAGAAACGGGTGGCCGAAATCGAGAAAGAGAAGCAGGTCGTGGAGGCCGAACTGGCAACATGGAAAGCAAAGTATAAAGACGTCGTCAAGCAAGGGAAGGGTGCGATTTTGGCGACTGAGGAGGCCTGA
- the LOC130944170 gene encoding F-box/kelch-repeat protein At5g60570-like codes for MTKKSRVDFSLNEDGKKVKLSTREGVNDGSSRHGLNDSLLPGLIDDVALNCLAWISRSAYASLSCINKRYKKLISSGYLYGLRKELGAVEHSVYLVCDPRGWEAFDPNVNRWISLPRIPCDECFNHADKESLAVGCELLVFGRELMEFAIWKYSLVLQGWVKCQGMNRPRCLFGSGSAGSIAIVAGGSDKNGNVLKSAELYDSSTGTWELLPNMHTARRLCSGFFMDGKFYVIGGMSSPTVSLSCGEEYDLKTRSWRKIEGMYPYVNGAAQAPPLVAVVDNQLYAVEHLTNMVKKYDKEKNTWDELGRLPVRADSSNGWGLAFKACGDKLLVVGGQRGPEGEAVVLNSWCPKSGVVNGTIDWQILGVKEHVGVFVYNCAVMGC; via the coding sequence ATGACAAAGAAGAGTCGTGTGGATTTCTCTTTAAATGAAGATGGAAAGAAAGTGAAACTCAGCACAAGAGAAGGAGTGAATGATGGTTCTTCAAGACATGGGCTAAATGATTCACTTCTTCCTGGTCTTATTGATGATGTTGCATTGAATTGTCTTGCTTGGATTAGTAGATCGGCTTATGCTTCGCTATCGTGTATAAATAAGAGGTACAAGAAGCTGATTAGTAGTGGGTACCTATATGGGTTGAGGAAGGAATTGGGGGCTGTTGAGCATTCGGTTTATTTGGTTTGTGATCCAAGAGGATGGGAGGCCTTTGACCCCAATGTAAATAGATGGATTTCATTACCTAGGATACCTTGTGATGAATGTTTTAACCATGCGGATAAGGAGTCGTTGGCTGTGGGATGTGAATTGTTGGTTTTCGGCAGGGAATTGATGGAGTTTGCTATTTGGAAATATAGCTTGGTTTTACAAGGTTGGGTGAAGTGCCAAGGGATGAACCGCCCTCGCTGCTTGTTTGGATCTGGCAGTGCTGGTTCCATTGCTATTGTTGCGGGGGGAAGTGATAAAAATGGTAATGTTCTGAAATCGGCAGAATTGTATGACTCTTCAACAGGAACTTGGGAACTGTTGCCAAACATGCACACAGCTCGGAGATTATGCTCTGGATTTTTTATGGATGGCAAATTTTATGTGATTGGCGGAATGTCAAGTCCAACTGTTTCATTAAGCTGTGGGGAGGAATATGATCTTAAGACAAGAAGTTGGCGGAAAATAGAGGGTATGTATCCTTATGTTAATGGGGCTGCTCAAGCGCCTCCTCTTGTGGCAGTTGTTGATAACCAGTTGTATGCAGTTGAGCATCTAACTAACATGGTGAAGAAATATGACAAGGAAAAGAACACCTGGGATGAATTGGGAAGGCTTCCGGTCCGGGCTGATTCTTCTAATGGTTGGGGACTGGCTTTCAAGGCTTGTGGAGATAAACTTCTGGTTGTGGGTGGACAAAGGGGTCCAGAAGGGGAAGCTGTTGTGTTGAATTCATGGTGTCCTAAGTCAGGGGTCGTGAATGGCACCATCGATTGGCAGATACTCGGTGTAAAGGAGCATGTTGGGGTTTTCGTGTATAATTGTGCTGTAATGGGTTGTTGA
- the LOC130943417 gene encoding uncharacterized protein LOC130943417 isoform X2, which produces MTIQKKHDAAAETLSCKRTLSLPLHGFDDSMGLNEETTDVHDWKEQNLVADIASSRTCSSSEEAKSQDYVAIKMPLTPSPTPTHKRVNFLVTSRSVDAPINTTSSSSSSSSSSSGPSSRTKSSSSSSSSSSSIRNILPKFTLRNHRTPNSDIEKANILAPECSSLDHHQEKDKSSSISRSVSLTKMFTTKIKRTSSLPVEELGHANTDSVQAAILGGSPCRVETQGMIARSRSVPINTKEKGHRRMDSFFRVVPSTPLLKEGNDWLSKYTTKDTENGDDDDDDGEDIAEEEAVCRICLIDLCEGGETLKMECSCKGELALAHKDCAIKWFTIKGNKTCDVCKEEVRNLSVTLLRIRNVQTQNNPGASSQHHDDYRFWQELPVLVIVSMLAYFCFLEQLLVGEMGHNAISISLPFSCVLGLLSAMTSTTMVKSKFTWVYASVQLVLVALFAHIFYSLVTKRAILSIILATFAGFSVVMSGSSIIGEILRWRRTWQQQQQQQQQSGGVQNQHNSNHT; this is translated from the exons ATGACTATTCAGAAGAAACATGATGCTGCTGCAGAAACTCTTTCATGCAAACGAACACTTTCACTTCCACTTCACGGG TTTGATGATTCAATGGGGTTGAATGAAGAAACCACAGATGTTCATGATTGGAAAGAACAGAATCTTGTGGCGGATATAGCATCATCAAGAACATGTTCATCATCAGAAGAGGCAAAATCTCAGGATTATGTAGCCATAAAGATGCCATTGACACCAAGTCCAACTCCAACTCATAAGAGAGTCAATTTTCTTGTGACTTCTCGTTCTGTTGATGCCCCAATAAAtactacttcttcttcttcatcttcatcatcttcttcttcaggACCCTCATCTAGAActaaatcatcatcatcatcatcatcatcatcatcatccataAGAAACATATTGCCAAAATTCACCTTAAGGAATCATAGGACACCGAATTCGGATATTGAAAAGGCTAATATTTTAGCTCCAGAATGTTCCTCTTTAGATCATCATCAAGAGAAAGACAAGTCTTCTTCAATCTCAAGATCGGTGTCCCTCACTAAGATGTTCACAACTAAGATCAAGAGAACTTCATCATTACCTGTAGAAGAATTGGGTCATGCAAACACAGATTCTGTTCAGGCTGCAATTCTTGGTGGTTCTCCATGT AGGGTAGAGACTCAGGGGATGATAGCTCGGTCTCGTTCAGTACCTATCAATACCAAAGAAAAAGGCCATAGGAGAATGGATTCATTCTTCCGTGTTGTTCCTTCCACTCCTCTATTAAAAGAAGGGAATGATTGGTTATCCAAGTACACAACAAAAGATACTG AAAAtggagatgatgatgatgatgatggagaagatatagctgaagaagaagcagtgtGCAGAATATGTCTGATTGATCTGTGTGAAGGAGGGGAGACACTGAAGATGGAATGCAGCTGCAAAGGTGAACTTGCTCTTGCTCACAAAGACTGTGCCATTAAATGGTTCACTATCAAGGGCAACAAGACCTGTGATGTTTGTAAGGAGGAGGTTAGGAACCTTTCTGTCACTCTCTTACGCATCCGAAATGTTCAAACTCAGAATAATCCTGGAGCAAGCTCTCAGCACCATGATGATTACAG GTTTTGGCAGGAACTGCCAGTGCTTGTGATTGTGAGCATGCTTGCCTATTTCTGTTTCCTTGAACAGTTATTG GTTGGTGAAATGGGGCACAATGCAATTTCCATATCTCTTCCATTTTCTTGTGTATTAGGCCTACTGTCTGCCATGACATCAACCACCATGG tGAAGAGCAAGTTCACATGGGTTTATGCATCTGTCCAATTAGTTCTGGTGGCTCTCTTTGCACACATATTTTACTCCCTG GTTACCAAGAGAGCAATTCTGTCGATAATTCTTGCAACATTTGCTGGGTTTAGTGTGGTGATGAGTGGAAGTTCAATTATTGGTGAGATTCTTAGATGGAGGAGAACTTggcagcagcaacaacaacaacaacaacaaagtggAGGAGTGCAAAATCAACACAACTCAAATCACACCTGA
- the LOC130943417 gene encoding uncharacterized protein LOC130943417 isoform X1 yields the protein MTIQKKHDAAAETLSCKRTLSLPLHGFDDSMGLNEETTDVHDWKEQNLVADIASSRTCSSSEEAKSQDYVAIKMPLTPSPTPTHKRVNFLVTSRSVDAPINTTSSSSSSSSSSSGPSSRTKSSSSSSSSSSSIRNILPKFTLRNHRTPNSDIEKANILAPECSSLDHHQEKDKSSSISRSVSLTKMFTTKIKRTSSLPVEELGHANTDSVQAAILGGSPCRVETQGMIARSRSVPINTKEKGHRRMDSFFRVVPSTPLLKEGNDWLSKYTTKDTENGDDDDDDGEDIAEEEAVCRICLIDLCEGGETLKMECSCKGELALAHKDCAIKWFTIKGNKTCDVCKEEVRNLSVTLLRIRNVQTQNNPGASSQHHDDYRFWQELPVLVIVSMLAYFCFLEQLLVGEMGHNAISISLPFSCVLGLLSAMTSTTMVKSKFTWVYASVQLVLVALFAHIFYSLNGQFQVTKRAILSIILATFAGFSVVMSGSSIIGEILRWRRTWQQQQQQQQQSGGVQNQHNSNHT from the exons ATGACTATTCAGAAGAAACATGATGCTGCTGCAGAAACTCTTTCATGCAAACGAACACTTTCACTTCCACTTCACGGG TTTGATGATTCAATGGGGTTGAATGAAGAAACCACAGATGTTCATGATTGGAAAGAACAGAATCTTGTGGCGGATATAGCATCATCAAGAACATGTTCATCATCAGAAGAGGCAAAATCTCAGGATTATGTAGCCATAAAGATGCCATTGACACCAAGTCCAACTCCAACTCATAAGAGAGTCAATTTTCTTGTGACTTCTCGTTCTGTTGATGCCCCAATAAAtactacttcttcttcttcatcttcatcatcttcttcttcaggACCCTCATCTAGAActaaatcatcatcatcatcatcatcatcatcatcatccataAGAAACATATTGCCAAAATTCACCTTAAGGAATCATAGGACACCGAATTCGGATATTGAAAAGGCTAATATTTTAGCTCCAGAATGTTCCTCTTTAGATCATCATCAAGAGAAAGACAAGTCTTCTTCAATCTCAAGATCGGTGTCCCTCACTAAGATGTTCACAACTAAGATCAAGAGAACTTCATCATTACCTGTAGAAGAATTGGGTCATGCAAACACAGATTCTGTTCAGGCTGCAATTCTTGGTGGTTCTCCATGT AGGGTAGAGACTCAGGGGATGATAGCTCGGTCTCGTTCAGTACCTATCAATACCAAAGAAAAAGGCCATAGGAGAATGGATTCATTCTTCCGTGTTGTTCCTTCCACTCCTCTATTAAAAGAAGGGAATGATTGGTTATCCAAGTACACAACAAAAGATACTG AAAAtggagatgatgatgatgatgatggagaagatatagctgaagaagaagcagtgtGCAGAATATGTCTGATTGATCTGTGTGAAGGAGGGGAGACACTGAAGATGGAATGCAGCTGCAAAGGTGAACTTGCTCTTGCTCACAAAGACTGTGCCATTAAATGGTTCACTATCAAGGGCAACAAGACCTGTGATGTTTGTAAGGAGGAGGTTAGGAACCTTTCTGTCACTCTCTTACGCATCCGAAATGTTCAAACTCAGAATAATCCTGGAGCAAGCTCTCAGCACCATGATGATTACAG GTTTTGGCAGGAACTGCCAGTGCTTGTGATTGTGAGCATGCTTGCCTATTTCTGTTTCCTTGAACAGTTATTG GTTGGTGAAATGGGGCACAATGCAATTTCCATATCTCTTCCATTTTCTTGTGTATTAGGCCTACTGTCTGCCATGACATCAACCACCATGG tGAAGAGCAAGTTCACATGGGTTTATGCATCTGTCCAATTAGTTCTGGTGGCTCTCTTTGCACACATATTTTACTCCCTG AATGGTCAATTTCAGGTTACCAAGAGAGCAATTCTGTCGATAATTCTTGCAACATTTGCTGGGTTTAGTGTGGTGATGAGTGGAAGTTCAATTATTGGTGAGATTCTTAGATGGAGGAGAACTTggcagcagcaacaacaacaacaacaacaaagtggAGGAGTGCAAAATCAACACAACTCAAATCACACCTGA